One window from the genome of Macrobrachium nipponense isolate FS-2020 chromosome 49, ASM1510439v2, whole genome shotgun sequence encodes:
- the LOC135205369 gene encoding ATP-dependent translocase ABCB1-like isoform X2, translating into MVSASSRETSSQNSVNKRKMGHTKIEVEPNEKNVNKLENGVDASKGKDSGEEKKESELPPVSVFALFRYATAFEKFLIFVGLLAALLSASCLPIMFILFGNVTDAFVYNAMQTTTIHTNTTQFIEGLPFFNNRSNQTNDDFFHEVVTFGGGTIGIGAGLMVFGYIFVTTLNYAAEGQVYRLRGMFLHSILRQEIGWFDTHQTNDFASRVTEDLNKLQEGIGEKIGMFTFFMSTFLICIVNAFVHGWLLTLIIISVFPVLGISTGIIAKAQSKLSSLEMKEYARAGSIAEEVLSAIRTVVAFGGEAKEVARFNNNLIYAKNAGVKRGLVTGIGMGLMWFIIYAAYALAFYYGTGLIIDSRPPNGDGSFEPSNLIIVFFSVLMGAMNVGQSAPYVEAFNVARGAAATIFDIVERKSAIDPTSKEGKKPSSVTGTIEMKNIVFNYPSRPDVPILQGASFNVEPGQTVALVGASGCGKSTCIQLIQRFYDPLSGTVLLDGEDIRQLNIGWLRDQIGVVGQEPVLFATTIAENIRLGCTAASMEEIEAAAKEANAHNFIMKLPKKYETNVGERGAQMSGGQKQRIAIARALVKQPRVLLLDEATSALDNQSEAIVQKALDKVRKGRTTIVVAHRLSTIKTADKIVVFNEGKIVEKGTHEELMGLKSNYYNLVMAQIGPAELQNPNDMKYADDTSLNNLPDVTSIADITQDIMDDLTTMSPATLTRSPSARLSLRRRRASSVKSVKSIKSAKGVVEEPKEDGDYQEVSTWKIMKLNSTEWPYMVGGVLGAAIQGTTLPIYAILFGEVFGTLSIIDEKEARAEANYYALLFLILGIIAAISMFFQAYMFALSGEILTSRLRKLSFASMLRQEMGWFDQEKNSVGSLCSRLSGDASAVQGATGSRVGTVVQAVSTLGVSTGLALYYDWRMGLVSFPFIPLTLVAVYLQSKILMGQSVTESKVLEEAGKIAIDSITNIRTVASLHKEEHFSSEYSLALLEPHREALKKSHLRGAAFGFAQSMPFYAYGAMMFYGGYLISVDEIDYERVFKVTEAFILGAMMVGQAMAFAPNYSKAKVAASKIFHLLRRKSEIDASTNAGLRLSGPVEQIEIRDVHFAYPTRPTTSILSGLSITVTQGQTLALVGSSGCGKSTIIGLLERFYNAHGGKVNINGQEVQSLSVSWIRSQFGLVSQEPVLFDLSIAENIAYGDNSRKVSREEIAAAAKQANIHAFIDSLPNKYETRVGSKGSQLSGGQKQRIAIARALVRNPSVLLLDEATSALDTESEKVVQEALERAQKGRTSIIIAHRLSTIQGADVIAVVQGGTITEMGSHSDLMQKRGEYYQLYQTHN; encoded by the exons ATCCACACTAACACGACACAGTTCATCGAGGGACTTCCGTTTTTCAACAACAGATCGAATCA GACAAATGACGACTTCTTCCACGAAGTGGTCACATTCGGCGGGGGCACCATTGGTATAGGGGCAGGACTCATGGTGTTTGGGTACATCTTCGTGACTACCTTGAACTACGCAGCCGAAGGGCAG GTTTACAGACTTCGAGGAATGTTCCTGCACAGCATCTTGAGGCAGGAGATCGGCTGGTTCGACACCCACCAGACCAATGACTTTGCGAGCAGAGTCACAGA AGACCTGAACAAGCTGCAAGAAGGCATTGGAGAGAAGATCGGCATGTTCACATTCTTCATGAGCACGTTTCTCATCTGCATCGTCAACGCCTTTGTCCACGGATGGCTCCTGACACTCATTATCATCTCAGTGTTCCCTGTTCTTGGCATTTCCACGGGCATTATTGCCAAG GCTCAATCCAAACTGTCCAGCCTTGAGATGAAGGAGTACGCCAGGGCGGGCAGCATCGCCGAGGAAGTCCTCTCGGCCATCAGGACAGTCGTGGCTTTCGGCGGTGAAGCCAAAGAAGTGGCGAG ATTTAACAACAACCTGATCTATGCCAAGAACGCCGGTGTGAAGCGTGGCCTTGTGACCGGCATAGGCATGGGCCTCATGTGGTTCATCATCTACGCAGCTTACGCCCTGGCCTTCTACTACGGCACCGGCCTCATCATTGATTCTCGCCCTCCAAATGGCGATGGGTCCTTCGAGCCCTCCAATCTCATCATT GTGTTCTTCAGTGTCCTGATGGGTGCGATGAACGTTGGACAATCTGCACCGTACGTTGAAGCCTTCAACGTAGCGCGAGGAGCGGCCGCAACTATTTTCGACATCGTTGAGAGGAAATCAGCTATCGACCCAACTAGCAAAGAAGGAAAGAAACCATCTTCAGTCACTGGGACTATCG AGATGAAAAATATCGTCTTCAATTACCCTTCAAGGCCAGACGTGCCCATCCTGCAGGGCGCTTCTTTCAACGTGGAACCTGGGCAAACGGTGGCATTGGTCGGGGCATCTGGCTGTGGCAAATCGACCTGCATCCAGTTGATACAACGATTCTACGACCCTCTCTCGGGAACT GTCTTACTGGACGGGGAGGACATCCGCCAGCTCAACATTGGCTGGCTGAGGGACCAGATCGGCGTGGTGGGGCAGGAGCCGGTCCTCTTCGCCACTACCATCGCTGAGAACATACGCCTCGGCTGCACCGCCGCATCCATGGAGGAGATCGAGGCAGCTGCAAAGGAAGCCAATGCTCATAACTTCATCATGAAGCTTCCAAAG AAATACGAGACAAACGTGGGCGAGAGAGGTGCACAGATGTCAGGCGGCCAGAAGCAGCGTATCGCCATTGCTAGGGCGCTGGTGAAGCAGCCACGAGTCCTGTTGTTGGACGAAGCCACCTCAGCCTTGGACAACCAGAGTGAAGCCATTGTGCAAAAGGCTTTAGACAAG GTACGAAAGGGTCGCACGACCATAGTGGTGGCCCACCGTCTCTCGACCATCAAGACAGCTGACAAAATCGTCGTCTTCAACGAAGGAAAAATTGTAGAAAAGGGAACACACGAAGAATTAATGGGTCTGAAAAGTAACTACTACAATCTAGTTATGGCACAGATTGGCCCAGCTGAATTACAAAACCCAAATG ACATGAAGTACGCAGACGACACCAGCCTCAACAACCTACCTGACGTCACGAGCATCGCTGACATAACGCAAGACATCATGGATGACCTGACCACCATGTCACCAGCTACTCTCACTCGGTCACCCTCTGCCAGACTATCCCTCAGGCGCCGCAGGGCGTCATCAGTCAAATCGGTCAAATCAATTAAATCTGCCAAGGGCGTGGTTGAGGAACCAAAG GAGGACGGCGACTATCAGGAGGTCTCCACTTGGAAAATCATGAAGCTGAATTCCACAGAATGGCCCTACATGGTCGGGGGAGTTTTAGGAGCAGCCATACAGGGAACGACTCTTCCGATATACGCGATTCTCTTCGGTGAAGTTTTTGGA ACTTTGTCGATCATCGACGAAAAGGAGGCCAGGGCAGAGGCGAACTACTATGCTCTTCTGTTCCTCATCCTGGGAATCATTGCGGCTATATCTATGTTCTTCCAG GCGTACATGTTCGCTCTGTCTGGCGAGATCCTGACTTCTCGTCTACGGAAGCTGTCCTTCGCCTCGATGCTCCGCCAGGAGATGGGGTGGTTTGACCAGGAAAAGAACTCCGTCGGTTCCTTGTGCTCTCGGCTCTCGGGAGATGCCTCTGCTGTCCAAGGG GCTACGGGGTCACGCGTGGGCACTGTCGTCCAGGCTGTGTCGACGCTGGGCGTGAGCACGGGACTGGCTCTGTATTATGACTGGAGGATGGGACTCGTGTCGTTCCCTTTCATTCCGCTTACGCTGGTCGCTGTCTACCTGCAGAGCAAGATCCTTATGGGGCAGAGCGTCACGGAGTCCAAAGTGCTCGAAGAGGCTGGAAAG ATTGCAATCGATTCCATCACGAACATCCGCACGGTTGCGAGTCTGCACAAGGAGGAACACTTCTCCTCGGAGTACTCGCTCGCTCTTTTGGAGCCGCACAGGGAAGCTCTCAAGAAGTCACACTTGAGAG GTGCCGCTTTTGGGTTTGCTCAGTCGATGCCATTCTACGCCTACGGTGCCATGATGTTCTATGGCGGATACCTGATCTCAGTGGACGAGATCGATTACGAAAGAGTCTTCAA GGTCACGGAGGCCTTCATCCTGGGAGCGATGATGGTCGGGCAAGCCATGGCCTTCGCCCCGAATTACAGCAAGGCCAAAGTCGCTGCCTCCAAAATATTCCACCTCCTGCGCCGGAAGTCTGAAATCGACGCCTCGACGAATGCCGGCCTACGTCTG AGCGGTCCAGTAGAGCAAATTGAAATCCGAGACGTGCACTTTGCGTATCCAACACGACCGACCACCAGCATTCTGTCGGGACTGAGCATAACAGTCACTCAGGGACAAACGCTGGCTCTCGTCGGCAGTTCGGGCTGCGGGAAGTCGACTATCATAGGCCTACTGGAGAGGTTCTACAATGCCCACGGCGGCAAAGTG AATATAAACGGGCAAGAAGTTCAGAGCCTCAGTGTGTCGTGGATCAGAAGCCAGTTCGGTCTCGTGTCCCAAGAGCCAGTTCTCTTTGACTTGTCCATAGCAGAAAACATCGCCTACGGAGACAACTCTAGAAAAGTCAGTAGAGAGGAGATCGCTGCTGCTGCCAAACAAGCCAATATCCACGCTTTCATCGATTCCCTTCCAAAT AAATATGAAACGAGAGTCGGATCAAAGGGCTCTCAGTTGTCTGGCGGACAAAAGCAGAGAATTGCCATAGCCAGAGCTCTCGTCAGGAACCCTAGCGTCTTGCTGCTGGATGAGGCCACGTCCGCTCTGGACACGGAGAGTGAAAAG GTCGTCCAGGAAGCGCTGGAGCGTGCCCAGAAAGGTCGTACGAGCATCATCATTGCACATCGTCTGTCCACAATCCAGGGTGCCGACGTCATCGCAGTGGTGCAGGGAGGAACCATCACGGAGATGGGGTCTCACTCGGACCTAATGCAGAAAAGAGGAGAATATTATCAACTATATCAAACACATAACTAA
- the LOC135205369 gene encoding ATP-dependent translocase ABCB1-like isoform X1 → MESGNAKPGMVSASSRETSSQNSVNKRKMGHTKIEVEPNEKNVNKLENGVDASKGKDSGEEKKESELPPVSVFALFRYATAFEKFLIFVGLLAALLSASCLPIMFILFGNVTDAFVYNAMQTTTIHTNTTQFIEGLPFFNNRSNQTNDDFFHEVVTFGGGTIGIGAGLMVFGYIFVTTLNYAAEGQVYRLRGMFLHSILRQEIGWFDTHQTNDFASRVTEDLNKLQEGIGEKIGMFTFFMSTFLICIVNAFVHGWLLTLIIISVFPVLGISTGIIAKAQSKLSSLEMKEYARAGSIAEEVLSAIRTVVAFGGEAKEVARFNNNLIYAKNAGVKRGLVTGIGMGLMWFIIYAAYALAFYYGTGLIIDSRPPNGDGSFEPSNLIIVFFSVLMGAMNVGQSAPYVEAFNVARGAAATIFDIVERKSAIDPTSKEGKKPSSVTGTIEMKNIVFNYPSRPDVPILQGASFNVEPGQTVALVGASGCGKSTCIQLIQRFYDPLSGTVLLDGEDIRQLNIGWLRDQIGVVGQEPVLFATTIAENIRLGCTAASMEEIEAAAKEANAHNFIMKLPKKYETNVGERGAQMSGGQKQRIAIARALVKQPRVLLLDEATSALDNQSEAIVQKALDKVRKGRTTIVVAHRLSTIKTADKIVVFNEGKIVEKGTHEELMGLKSNYYNLVMAQIGPAELQNPNDMKYADDTSLNNLPDVTSIADITQDIMDDLTTMSPATLTRSPSARLSLRRRRASSVKSVKSIKSAKGVVEEPKEDGDYQEVSTWKIMKLNSTEWPYMVGGVLGAAIQGTTLPIYAILFGEVFGTLSIIDEKEARAEANYYALLFLILGIIAAISMFFQAYMFALSGEILTSRLRKLSFASMLRQEMGWFDQEKNSVGSLCSRLSGDASAVQGATGSRVGTVVQAVSTLGVSTGLALYYDWRMGLVSFPFIPLTLVAVYLQSKILMGQSVTESKVLEEAGKIAIDSITNIRTVASLHKEEHFSSEYSLALLEPHREALKKSHLRGAAFGFAQSMPFYAYGAMMFYGGYLISVDEIDYERVFKVTEAFILGAMMVGQAMAFAPNYSKAKVAASKIFHLLRRKSEIDASTNAGLRLSGPVEQIEIRDVHFAYPTRPTTSILSGLSITVTQGQTLALVGSSGCGKSTIIGLLERFYNAHGGKVNINGQEVQSLSVSWIRSQFGLVSQEPVLFDLSIAENIAYGDNSRKVSREEIAAAAKQANIHAFIDSLPNKYETRVGSKGSQLSGGQKQRIAIARALVRNPSVLLLDEATSALDTESEKVVQEALERAQKGRTSIIIAHRLSTIQGADVIAVVQGGTITEMGSHSDLMQKRGEYYQLYQTHN, encoded by the exons ATCCACACTAACACGACACAGTTCATCGAGGGACTTCCGTTTTTCAACAACAGATCGAATCA GACAAATGACGACTTCTTCCACGAAGTGGTCACATTCGGCGGGGGCACCATTGGTATAGGGGCAGGACTCATGGTGTTTGGGTACATCTTCGTGACTACCTTGAACTACGCAGCCGAAGGGCAG GTTTACAGACTTCGAGGAATGTTCCTGCACAGCATCTTGAGGCAGGAGATCGGCTGGTTCGACACCCACCAGACCAATGACTTTGCGAGCAGAGTCACAGA AGACCTGAACAAGCTGCAAGAAGGCATTGGAGAGAAGATCGGCATGTTCACATTCTTCATGAGCACGTTTCTCATCTGCATCGTCAACGCCTTTGTCCACGGATGGCTCCTGACACTCATTATCATCTCAGTGTTCCCTGTTCTTGGCATTTCCACGGGCATTATTGCCAAG GCTCAATCCAAACTGTCCAGCCTTGAGATGAAGGAGTACGCCAGGGCGGGCAGCATCGCCGAGGAAGTCCTCTCGGCCATCAGGACAGTCGTGGCTTTCGGCGGTGAAGCCAAAGAAGTGGCGAG ATTTAACAACAACCTGATCTATGCCAAGAACGCCGGTGTGAAGCGTGGCCTTGTGACCGGCATAGGCATGGGCCTCATGTGGTTCATCATCTACGCAGCTTACGCCCTGGCCTTCTACTACGGCACCGGCCTCATCATTGATTCTCGCCCTCCAAATGGCGATGGGTCCTTCGAGCCCTCCAATCTCATCATT GTGTTCTTCAGTGTCCTGATGGGTGCGATGAACGTTGGACAATCTGCACCGTACGTTGAAGCCTTCAACGTAGCGCGAGGAGCGGCCGCAACTATTTTCGACATCGTTGAGAGGAAATCAGCTATCGACCCAACTAGCAAAGAAGGAAAGAAACCATCTTCAGTCACTGGGACTATCG AGATGAAAAATATCGTCTTCAATTACCCTTCAAGGCCAGACGTGCCCATCCTGCAGGGCGCTTCTTTCAACGTGGAACCTGGGCAAACGGTGGCATTGGTCGGGGCATCTGGCTGTGGCAAATCGACCTGCATCCAGTTGATACAACGATTCTACGACCCTCTCTCGGGAACT GTCTTACTGGACGGGGAGGACATCCGCCAGCTCAACATTGGCTGGCTGAGGGACCAGATCGGCGTGGTGGGGCAGGAGCCGGTCCTCTTCGCCACTACCATCGCTGAGAACATACGCCTCGGCTGCACCGCCGCATCCATGGAGGAGATCGAGGCAGCTGCAAAGGAAGCCAATGCTCATAACTTCATCATGAAGCTTCCAAAG AAATACGAGACAAACGTGGGCGAGAGAGGTGCACAGATGTCAGGCGGCCAGAAGCAGCGTATCGCCATTGCTAGGGCGCTGGTGAAGCAGCCACGAGTCCTGTTGTTGGACGAAGCCACCTCAGCCTTGGACAACCAGAGTGAAGCCATTGTGCAAAAGGCTTTAGACAAG GTACGAAAGGGTCGCACGACCATAGTGGTGGCCCACCGTCTCTCGACCATCAAGACAGCTGACAAAATCGTCGTCTTCAACGAAGGAAAAATTGTAGAAAAGGGAACACACGAAGAATTAATGGGTCTGAAAAGTAACTACTACAATCTAGTTATGGCACAGATTGGCCCAGCTGAATTACAAAACCCAAATG ACATGAAGTACGCAGACGACACCAGCCTCAACAACCTACCTGACGTCACGAGCATCGCTGACATAACGCAAGACATCATGGATGACCTGACCACCATGTCACCAGCTACTCTCACTCGGTCACCCTCTGCCAGACTATCCCTCAGGCGCCGCAGGGCGTCATCAGTCAAATCGGTCAAATCAATTAAATCTGCCAAGGGCGTGGTTGAGGAACCAAAG GAGGACGGCGACTATCAGGAGGTCTCCACTTGGAAAATCATGAAGCTGAATTCCACAGAATGGCCCTACATGGTCGGGGGAGTTTTAGGAGCAGCCATACAGGGAACGACTCTTCCGATATACGCGATTCTCTTCGGTGAAGTTTTTGGA ACTTTGTCGATCATCGACGAAAAGGAGGCCAGGGCAGAGGCGAACTACTATGCTCTTCTGTTCCTCATCCTGGGAATCATTGCGGCTATATCTATGTTCTTCCAG GCGTACATGTTCGCTCTGTCTGGCGAGATCCTGACTTCTCGTCTACGGAAGCTGTCCTTCGCCTCGATGCTCCGCCAGGAGATGGGGTGGTTTGACCAGGAAAAGAACTCCGTCGGTTCCTTGTGCTCTCGGCTCTCGGGAGATGCCTCTGCTGTCCAAGGG GCTACGGGGTCACGCGTGGGCACTGTCGTCCAGGCTGTGTCGACGCTGGGCGTGAGCACGGGACTGGCTCTGTATTATGACTGGAGGATGGGACTCGTGTCGTTCCCTTTCATTCCGCTTACGCTGGTCGCTGTCTACCTGCAGAGCAAGATCCTTATGGGGCAGAGCGTCACGGAGTCCAAAGTGCTCGAAGAGGCTGGAAAG ATTGCAATCGATTCCATCACGAACATCCGCACGGTTGCGAGTCTGCACAAGGAGGAACACTTCTCCTCGGAGTACTCGCTCGCTCTTTTGGAGCCGCACAGGGAAGCTCTCAAGAAGTCACACTTGAGAG GTGCCGCTTTTGGGTTTGCTCAGTCGATGCCATTCTACGCCTACGGTGCCATGATGTTCTATGGCGGATACCTGATCTCAGTGGACGAGATCGATTACGAAAGAGTCTTCAA GGTCACGGAGGCCTTCATCCTGGGAGCGATGATGGTCGGGCAAGCCATGGCCTTCGCCCCGAATTACAGCAAGGCCAAAGTCGCTGCCTCCAAAATATTCCACCTCCTGCGCCGGAAGTCTGAAATCGACGCCTCGACGAATGCCGGCCTACGTCTG AGCGGTCCAGTAGAGCAAATTGAAATCCGAGACGTGCACTTTGCGTATCCAACACGACCGACCACCAGCATTCTGTCGGGACTGAGCATAACAGTCACTCAGGGACAAACGCTGGCTCTCGTCGGCAGTTCGGGCTGCGGGAAGTCGACTATCATAGGCCTACTGGAGAGGTTCTACAATGCCCACGGCGGCAAAGTG AATATAAACGGGCAAGAAGTTCAGAGCCTCAGTGTGTCGTGGATCAGAAGCCAGTTCGGTCTCGTGTCCCAAGAGCCAGTTCTCTTTGACTTGTCCATAGCAGAAAACATCGCCTACGGAGACAACTCTAGAAAAGTCAGTAGAGAGGAGATCGCTGCTGCTGCCAAACAAGCCAATATCCACGCTTTCATCGATTCCCTTCCAAAT AAATATGAAACGAGAGTCGGATCAAAGGGCTCTCAGTTGTCTGGCGGACAAAAGCAGAGAATTGCCATAGCCAGAGCTCTCGTCAGGAACCCTAGCGTCTTGCTGCTGGATGAGGCCACGTCCGCTCTGGACACGGAGAGTGAAAAG GTCGTCCAGGAAGCGCTGGAGCGTGCCCAGAAAGGTCGTACGAGCATCATCATTGCACATCGTCTGTCCACAATCCAGGGTGCCGACGTCATCGCAGTGGTGCAGGGAGGAACCATCACGGAGATGGGGTCTCACTCGGACCTAATGCAGAAAAGAGGAGAATATTATCAACTATATCAAACACATAACTAA
- the LOC135205370 gene encoding S-cell enriched with leucine-rich repeat-containing protein slrA-like — protein MKLKFVGVVLFICIFCEGRLTKYQVGRLPTNATRPKTVEGFDDTGPSRHHQLSRRDKGSSCPPSVGFSTFGFLSFLLIAFNTVINIINNINNNNNNNNNNNNNNDNNNNNNNNNNNDGGGGGGGGGAGGRSMTEGDDPPGPDPLGFDVWDYDSFSDFLRRSKRELQEEEEEGEVLVDPEGADGDGSCSCDGEEEDEESLLDVLQESGHDMAIWAHTVLSHYPQCVSRLLCEGASHIPPLVKPFLMMTPFKTSEMASVLDGDNGMDCALSYRSCPLFLDAGMLPATQQF, from the exons atgaagttgaaatttgttGGAGTCGTTCTCTTCATCTGCATCTTCTGTGAAGGACGTCTAACGAAGTACCAAGTTGGGCGACTTCCCACGAATGCGACTCGTCCTAAAACTGTTGAAG GCTTCGACGACACGGGGCCCTCCCGCCACCATCAGCTGAGTCGGCGAGACAAGGGGTCGAGTTGTCCCCCGTCAGTAGGGTTCTCTACGTTCGggttcctctccttcctcctgatCGCCTTCAACACAGTCATTAACATcatcaacaacatcaacaacaataacaataacaataataataacaataacaacaatgataacaacaataacaataataataacaacaacaatgatggtggaggaggaggaggaggaggaggtgctgGTGGAAGAAGCATGACGGAAGGTGATGATCCTCCGGGTCCTGATCCGTTAGGGTTCGACGTCTGGGATTACGACAGCTTCAGCGACTTCCTCCGGAGGTCGAAGAGGGAACtgcaggaagaggaggaggagggagaggtccTTGTTGACCCCGAAGGCGCTGACGGAGATGGAAGCTGCTCTTGTGACGGAGAGGAGGAAGACGAAG aGTCTTTACTAGATGTCTTGCAAGAGAGTGGGCATGACATGGCTATTTGGGCACATACAGTATTGTCTCACTACCCACAATGTGTATCTAGACTCTTATGTGAAGGGGCATCACACATACCACCTTTGGTGAAGCC GTTCCTCATGATGACTCCCTTCAAGACAAGTGAAATGGCCTCTGTTCTGGATGGCGATAACGGGATGGACTGCGCTCTCAGTTATCGAAGTTGTCCGCTCTTCTTGGATGCAGGAATGCTTCCAGCAACACAGCAGTTttaa